The following are from one region of the Cetobacterium somerae genome:
- the ruvX gene encoding Holliday junction resolvase RuvX gives MYKRYLSLDVGDVRIGVAKSDLMGMVATPLEVIDRRKTKAVKRIAELCRQENTKSIVIGIPKSLDGTEKRQAEKVREFMEKLNKSIEGLEFFEIDERLSTVSADRMLNETNLRGAKEKRKVVDKVAAAIILQTFLDMKK, from the coding sequence ATGTATAAAAGATATCTTTCTTTAGATGTAGGAGATGTAAGAATAGGAGTGGCAAAATCGGATTTAATGGGAATGGTTGCCACTCCCTTAGAGGTAATTGATAGAAGAAAGACTAAGGCTGTAAAAAGAATTGCTGAGCTGTGTAGACAAGAAAATACTAAATCGATAGTTATAGGAATACCTAAAAGTTTAGATGGAACAGAAAAACGTCAAGCAGAAAAAGTAAGAGAATTTATGGAGAAACTAAATAAGTCTATTGAAGGATTAGAGTTTTTTGAGATAGACGAAAGACTTTCCACTGTTTCAGCAGATAGAATGTTAAACGAAACAAATCTAAGGGGAGCCAAAGAAAAAAGAAAAGTAGTTGATAAGGTAGCAGCAGCTATTATACTACAAACTTTCTTAGACATGAAAAAATAA
- a CDS encoding CvpA family protein, whose translation MYLDILIAVILIFAVIEGLKDGFLLQFFSIFGIFIDFIIAQKFTPIVIEKLAMSNNESNYLLTYIGVFIASYFAIAILMFFIGIILKNQNKGFLSRGLGGAFGLVKGLIISLIILFIFNYAAQKYTVLKKYGIDSKTNEVFLEKSHYIEEYLPKELKSELNYIKGKELVEKYFNKMF comes from the coding sequence ATGTACTTAGATATTTTAATAGCAGTAATACTTATATTTGCAGTAATTGAAGGATTAAAAGATGGATTTTTACTACAATTCTTCTCAATCTTTGGAATTTTTATTGACTTTATTATAGCTCAAAAATTTACTCCAATTGTAATAGAAAAATTAGCTATGAGTAACAATGAAAGTAACTATTTATTAACATATATAGGTGTATTTATAGCTTCATATTTTGCTATTGCTATTTTAATGTTTTTTATAGGAATTATTTTGAAAAATCAAAACAAAGGATTCTTATCTAGAGGATTAGGTGGAGCTTTTGGTTTGGTAAAAGGGCTTATAATTTCATTAATAATTTTATTTATTTTTAATTATGCAGCTCAAAAATATACAGTTTTAAAAAAATATGGAATTGATAGCAAAACTAATGAGGTATTTTTAGAAAAATCTCATTATATTGAAGAATATTTACCAAAAGAACTAAAATCAGAGTTAAATTACATAAAAGGAAAAGAACTAGTTGAAAAATACTTTAATAAAATGTTTTAG
- the alr gene encoding alanine racemase: protein MRTWAEIDLDNLEYNIKKIKELSHDRDIMAIIKADAYGMGAVTIAKELSKMGVNIFGVSSLEEGIELRNNDIDDEILILAGIFNEELEEAEKKNLQVTLTDLSQIKYINEKGLSLKVHIKVDTGMGRVGFTVEEGKAAINICKEKNIEVVGVYSHLSVSDESDEESISYTKKQLEKFRDFEKLEEIKYIHILNSGGILKFSEIPQSNLVRAGIIMYGVYGEGVVEDLKRVFTLKSRILFLKELKEDIDISYGRVGKGYKNDLIATITVGYADGFRRELSNKGTIEIHGVPCKIVGKVCMDMLMVRIPEELKGKVKAGDEVTVMGEDIFDKSIMVGSSIYELFTGLSRRVSRVYLKHGKPYLVNSLIGKL from the coding sequence ATGAGAACGTGGGCAGAGATAGATCTAGATAACTTAGAATATAATATAAAAAAAATAAAAGAACTATCTCATGACAGAGACATAATGGCCATTATAAAAGCAGATGCCTATGGAATGGGAGCAGTCACAATAGCAAAAGAACTTTCAAAAATGGGGGTAAATATATTTGGAGTTTCATCTCTAGAAGAGGGGATAGAACTAAGGAATAATGACATTGATGATGAGATTTTAATCTTAGCAGGAATTTTTAACGAAGAGTTAGAAGAAGCAGAGAAAAAAAATCTACAAGTTACTTTGACTGATCTTTCTCAAATAAAATATATTAATGAAAAAGGACTTTCGTTAAAAGTGCATATAAAAGTAGATACAGGAATGGGTAGAGTTGGGTTTACAGTAGAGGAAGGAAAAGCAGCTATAAATATATGTAAAGAAAAAAATATAGAAGTAGTTGGAGTTTATTCACACTTATCAGTATCAGATGAATCAGATGAAGAATCAATAAGCTATACAAAAAAGCAGTTAGAAAAATTTAGAGATTTTGAAAAGTTAGAAGAGATAAAATATATCCATATTCTTAATAGTGGAGGGATATTAAAGTTTTCTGAAATTCCTCAAAGTAATTTAGTTAGAGCTGGAATAATTATGTATGGTGTTTATGGAGAGGGAGTTGTAGAAGATTTAAAAAGAGTTTTTACTTTAAAAAGTAGAATACTTTTTTTAAAAGAACTAAAAGAGGATATAGATATATCTTATGGAAGAGTAGGTAAAGGATATAAAAATGATTTAATTGCAACGATAACGGTTGGATATGCAGATGGTTTTAGAAGAGAACTTTCAAATAAAGGAACAATTGAAATTCATGGTGTTCCATGTAAAATAGTAGGTAAAGTTTGCATGGATATGCTTATGGTAAGAATACCAGAAGAACTAAAAGGTAAAGTAAAAGCAGGAGATGAAGTAACAGTAATGGGAGAGGATATTTTTGATAAATCAATAATGGTTGGATCTTCTATTTACGAATTGTTTACTGGACTAAGTAGAAGGGTTAGTAGAGTTTATTTAAAACATGGAAAGCCTTACTTAGTGAATAGCTTAATAGGAAAATTATAA
- the alaS gene encoding alanine--tRNA ligase produces the protein MLTGNEIRSKFIEFFEKKNHKHFESASLIPDDPTLLLTVAGMVPFKPYFLGQKEAPTPRVTTYQKCIRTNDLENVGRTARHHTFFEMLGNFSFGDYFREEAIIWSWEFITEVLKLDKDKLWVSVFTTDDEAEKIWVEKCNFPKERIVRMGESENWWAAGPTGSCGPCSEIHVDLGPAYGGDENSKLGDEGTDNRFIEIWNLVFTEWNRMEDGSLQPLPKKNIDTGAGLERVAAMVQGKSNNFETDLLFPIVEEAGRLTNTKYGTEPEKDFSLKVITDHARAVTFLVNDGVIPSNEGRGYILRRILRRAVRHGRLLGRKELFMYEMVDKVVEIMEEAYPELRKNIEHIKKVVKIEEEKFSNTLDQGMQLVMNEIEIAKSKGETKLSGDVTFKLYDTYGFPYELTEEICEENGIEVSKDEFLEKMEEQREKARAARAVVMEKGQDSFIEEFYDKHGKTEFTGYCDLMTPATLLSARELENGKYALIFDQTPFYAESGGQEADQGIIEGENLVAKVLDVQKQKEIYTHIVEIESGLEELVEGTLLNLTVDPVRREEIAKNHTATHLLHQALKDVLGTHVQQAGSSCGAERLRFDFNHYEALTAEEIEKVEKAVNERIFMATSVNAEVMSMDDAKAKGATALFGDKYGDEVRVVSIGDYSMELCGGTHISNIGKIGIFKIVSEAGVAAGVRRIEAQTSYKAYLAVLEMEKTMKRVAKNLKTDLHKIEERSEKVVEETRELSKEVETLKAKVASFEANSLFDEIEEINGVKVLVKDFKDKEADSLREIVDKAKDKLGSCVIALGSDNEKAIFAIGVTKDLIGKVKAGDLVREAAKIAEGNGGGRPDFAQAGGKNGAKVKEALSAVKEILAKSL, from the coding sequence ATGTTAACAGGTAACGAAATTAGAAGCAAATTTATAGAATTTTTCGAAAAGAAAAATCATAAGCACTTTGAAAGTGCATCACTTATTCCAGATGATCCAACTCTTTTATTAACAGTTGCTGGAATGGTTCCGTTTAAGCCATACTTTTTAGGACAAAAAGAGGCTCCAACACCAAGAGTAACAACTTACCAAAAATGTATCAGAACTAATGACTTAGAAAATGTTGGAAGAACAGCTAGACACCACACTTTTTTTGAAATGTTAGGAAACTTCTCTTTTGGAGATTATTTTAGAGAAGAAGCAATAATTTGGTCATGGGAATTTATAACAGAAGTTTTAAAATTAGATAAAGATAAATTATGGGTTTCAGTATTTACTACAGATGATGAAGCAGAAAAAATTTGGGTTGAAAAATGTAATTTCCCAAAAGAAAGAATCGTAAGAATGGGAGAGTCTGAAAACTGGTGGGCAGCAGGACCAACAGGTTCTTGTGGACCATGTTCAGAAATACACGTGGATTTAGGACCAGCTTATGGAGGAGATGAAAATTCTAAATTAGGAGATGAAGGAACAGATAATAGATTTATTGAAATTTGGAATCTAGTTTTCACTGAGTGGAATAGAATGGAAGATGGATCATTACAACCACTTCCAAAGAAAAATATTGATACAGGAGCTGGACTTGAAAGAGTAGCAGCAATGGTACAAGGAAAATCGAATAACTTTGAAACAGACTTATTATTTCCAATTGTTGAAGAAGCTGGAAGACTTACAAATACAAAATATGGAACAGAACCTGAAAAAGATTTCTCATTAAAAGTAATAACAGATCATGCAAGAGCAGTTACTTTCTTAGTTAATGATGGAGTTATACCATCTAATGAAGGAAGAGGATATATTCTAAGAAGAATTTTAAGAAGAGCAGTAAGACATGGAAGACTTCTTGGAAGAAAAGAGTTATTTATGTATGAGATGGTAGATAAAGTTGTAGAAATCATGGAAGAAGCATATCCTGAATTAAGAAAAAATATAGAGCATATTAAGAAGGTTGTAAAAATTGAAGAGGAAAAATTCTCAAATACTTTAGACCAAGGTATGCAATTAGTTATGAACGAAATAGAGATAGCAAAATCAAAAGGTGAAACAAAATTATCAGGAGATGTAACATTTAAACTTTATGATACATACGGATTCCCTTATGAATTAACAGAAGAGATTTGTGAAGAAAATGGAATTGAAGTTTCAAAAGATGAGTTCTTAGAGAAAATGGAAGAGCAAAGAGAGAAAGCTAGAGCAGCAAGAGCAGTCGTTATGGAAAAAGGACAAGATAGCTTTATAGAGGAGTTCTATGATAAACATGGAAAAACAGAGTTTACAGGATATTGTGATTTAATGACTCCTGCGACTCTTTTAAGTGCGAGAGAATTAGAAAATGGAAAGTATGCTCTTATTTTTGATCAGACACCATTCTATGCAGAATCTGGAGGACAAGAGGCTGATCAAGGTATTATAGAGGGAGAAAATTTAGTAGCAAAAGTACTAGATGTTCAAAAACAAAAAGAAATTTACACTCATATAGTTGAAATTGAAAGTGGGCTAGAGGAATTAGTAGAAGGTACATTATTAAATTTAACTGTAGATCCAGTTAGAAGAGAAGAAATTGCAAAGAATCATACAGCAACTCACTTATTACATCAAGCTTTAAAAGATGTATTAGGAACACATGTACAACAAGCAGGATCATCATGTGGAGCAGAAAGATTAAGATTTGATTTTAATCACTATGAAGCTTTAACAGCAGAAGAAATTGAAAAAGTAGAAAAAGCAGTAAACGAAAGAATATTTATGGCTACTTCTGTAAATGCTGAAGTAATGTCTATGGATGATGCAAAAGCAAAAGGAGCAACAGCTTTATTTGGAGACAAATATGGAGACGAAGTAAGAGTTGTTTCAATAGGAGATTACTCAATGGAGCTTTGTGGAGGAACTCATATAAGTAATATTGGAAAAATAGGAATCTTTAAAATTGTTTCAGAAGCTGGAGTTGCAGCTGGAGTTAGAAGAATAGAAGCACAAACTAGTTATAAAGCATACTTAGCAGTTTTAGAGATGGAAAAAACTATGAAAAGAGTTGCTAAAAACTTAAAAACTGATTTACATAAAATTGAAGAAAGATCAGAAAAAGTAGTTGAAGAAACAAGAGAGTTATCAAAAGAAGTTGAAACTTTAAAAGCTAAAGTAGCATCATTTGAAGCAAACTCATTATTTGATGAGATTGAAGAAATAAATGGAGTTAAAGTTTTAGTAAAAGACTTTAAAGATAAAGAGGCAGATTCGTTAAGAGAGATTGTAGATAAAGCAAAAGATAAATTAGGAAGTTGTGTTATTGCATTAGGATCAGATAACGAGAAAGCCATATTTGCTATTGGAGTTACAAAAGATTTAATTGGAAAAGTTAAAGCTGGAGACTTAGTAAGAGAGGCTGCTAAGATAGCTGAAGGAAATGGTGGAGGAAGACCTGACTTTGCACAAGCTGGAGGAAAGAATGGAGCAAAAGTTAAGGAAGCACTTTCAGCTGTAAAGGAGATTTTAGCAAAATCATTATAA
- a CDS encoding class I SAM-dependent rRNA methyltransferase, with amino-acid sequence MAKVILESGKEKKIRNFYPNVFKDEIQDILGNVSNGDIVEVCTTDGELVAKGYVAEATNAFVRVLTTKDIPVDKTLILEKIKRAYEKRKPLLAETNCVRAFYSEADGIPGLIIDKFDKYVSVQFRNSGLEIAFRQEIINAIKKVMKPKGIYERSDVENRTHEGVEQQTGIIYGEIPERIVMEDNGLKYYVDIVDGQKTGFFLDQRDSRKFIRPFLNENTRFLDVFSSSGGFSVAALKEGCKKVIAIDKEPHALELCKENYELNEFTNDFETAEGDAFLMLKILANRGEKFDVITLDPPSLIKKKIDIHRGRDMFFSLCDESFKLIEDGGIVGVITCAYHMSLQDLIEVTRMAASKNGKLLQVIGVNYQPEDHPWILHVPETLYLKALWVRVVNN; translated from the coding sequence ATGGCAAAAGTAATATTAGAATCAGGAAAAGAGAAGAAAATTAGGAATTTTTATCCTAATGTATTTAAAGATGAGATACAGGATATTTTAGGAAATGTTTCTAACGGAGATATAGTTGAAGTTTGTACAACAGACGGAGAACTTGTAGCAAAAGGATATGTAGCAGAAGCAACAAATGCGTTTGTTAGAGTCTTAACAACAAAGGATATACCAGTTGATAAAACATTAATTTTAGAAAAAATTAAAAGAGCTTATGAAAAAAGAAAACCTCTTTTAGCAGAAACTAATTGTGTTAGAGCTTTTTATTCTGAAGCAGATGGAATACCAGGATTAATAATTGATAAATTTGATAAATATGTATCTGTACAATTTAGAAATTCAGGATTAGAAATAGCTTTTAGACAAGAGATAATAAATGCTATAAAAAAAGTTATGAAACCAAAAGGAATATATGAAAGAAGTGATGTTGAAAATAGAACTCACGAGGGAGTAGAACAACAAACTGGAATAATATATGGGGAGATTCCAGAAAGAATTGTGATGGAAGATAATGGATTAAAATATTATGTAGATATCGTAGATGGTCAAAAAACAGGATTTTTCCTAGATCAAAGAGACTCTAGAAAGTTTATAAGACCATTTTTAAATGAAAACACAAGATTTTTAGATGTATTCTCTAGTAGTGGTGGTTTTTCAGTTGCAGCATTAAAAGAGGGATGTAAAAAAGTTATAGCAATTGATAAAGAACCTCACGCATTAGAGCTATGTAAAGAAAACTACGAATTAAATGAGTTTACAAATGATTTTGAAACAGCTGAGGGAGATGCATTTTTAATGTTAAAAATCTTAGCTAATAGAGGAGAGAAATTTGATGTAATAACACTAGATCCTCCATCATTAATAAAGAAGAAAATAGATATTCACAGAGGAAGAGATATGTTTTTTAGCTTATGTGATGAAAGTTTTAAATTAATTGAAGATGGTGGAATAGTAGGAGTAATAACTTGTGCTTATCATATGAGTCTTCAAGATTTAATAGAAGTAACAAGAATGGCAGCTTCAAAAAATGGTAAATTATTACAAGTTATAGGAGTAAACTATCAGCCAGAAGATCATCCATGGATTTTACATGTTCCAGAAACATTATATTTAAAAGCTTTATGGGTTAGAGTAGTAAATAATTAA
- the secF gene encoding protein translocase subunit SecF — MYIEVIKHSKKWITLSTISFIIFLGMFLVKGLNYGIDFTGGSLIQLNYANNITLTDINKELDELAVEIPQLSSTARKVQVSQADNNVIIRTAEMSDKETERLLTNLQTLGDYKLERAEKVGATIGEELKTSAIYALTIGGLLIVLYITMRYEFKFAIAGILTLLHDVTAALGVIALLGYEVDTPFIAAILTILGYSINDTIIIYDRIRESLRKKSDLTFGEVLNKSLNQVLVRSINTSVTTLLALVAILVFGGDSLRTFTTTLLVGIGVGTYSSIYISTPLVYLFEKKRDDKYEPKKDDDDDNSHPEEKIVV; from the coding sequence ATGTATATTGAGGTAATAAAGCACAGTAAAAAATGGATAACATTATCAACAATATCTTTTATAATATTCCTAGGAATGTTTTTAGTAAAGGGATTGAACTATGGAATAGATTTTACAGGTGGAAGTTTAATTCAACTAAATTATGCTAATAATATAACATTAACAGATATAAATAAAGAGTTAGATGAGTTAGCGGTTGAGATTCCACAATTGTCATCAACAGCAAGAAAAGTACAAGTTTCTCAAGCTGATAATAATGTTATTATTAGAACTGCTGAAATGAGCGATAAAGAAACAGAAAGATTATTAACAAATCTTCAAACATTAGGAGATTATAAATTAGAAAGAGCTGAAAAAGTAGGAGCAACAATAGGTGAAGAACTAAAAACATCGGCAATTTATGCTCTTACAATAGGTGGATTATTAATAGTTTTATACATAACAATGAGATATGAATTTAAATTTGCAATAGCTGGAATTTTAACACTATTACATGACGTTACTGCAGCTTTAGGAGTTATAGCATTGTTAGGATATGAGGTTGATACACCGTTCATAGCAGCAATATTAACAATATTAGGATACTCTATTAACGATACAATCATAATATATGATAGAATTAGAGAGAGTTTAAGAAAAAAATCAGATTTAACTTTTGGAGAAGTATTAAATAAAAGTTTAAATCAAGTTTTAGTAAGATCAATTAATACTTCAGTTACGACATTATTAGCATTAGTTGCAATATTAGTTTTTGGTGGAGATAGTTTAAGAACGTTTACAACAACGCTTTTAGTGGGAATTGGAGTAGGAACATATTCATCAATATATATTTCAACACCGTTAGTATATCTTTTTGAAAAGAAAAGAGACGATAAGTATGAACCTAAAAAAGATGACGATGATGATAATTCACATCCTGAAGAAAAAATTGTAGTATAA
- the lptB gene encoding LPS export ABC transporter ATP-binding protein, which yields MRSIVAQGLCKSYKKRQVVKDVSLEVKKGEIVGLLGPNGAGKTTTFYMITGIVKPEKGQVFINEVDITDYPMYKRADMGIGYLAQEPSIFRNLSVEDNILAILEMKGLPKNEQIKKMEELLEEFKLTHVAKSMGYSLSGGERRRVEIARTIANDPDFILLDEPFAGVDPIAVEDIQQIIKYLKQRGLGILITDHSVRETLSITEKAYIMANGKVLISGTPEEIASNPMAKKVYLGENFKLD from the coding sequence ATGAGAAGTATAGTTGCTCAAGGATTATGTAAAAGTTATAAAAAAAGACAAGTAGTTAAAGATGTGAGTTTAGAAGTAAAAAAAGGTGAAATTGTTGGTCTTTTAGGACCTAACGGAGCAGGAAAAACTACAACATTTTACATGATAACTGGAATAGTTAAGCCTGAAAAGGGTCAAGTTTTTATTAATGAAGTAGATATAACAGATTATCCAATGTATAAAAGAGCAGATATGGGTATTGGATATCTTGCACAAGAACCATCAATTTTTAGAAATCTTTCCGTTGAAGACAATATATTAGCTATATTAGAGATGAAAGGATTACCTAAAAATGAACAAATAAAAAAAATGGAAGAATTATTAGAAGAATTTAAGTTAACACATGTTGCGAAATCAATGGGATACTCTCTTTCTGGTGGAGAGAGAAGAAGAGTTGAAATAGCAAGAACAATAGCTAATGATCCGGATTTTATATTGTTAGATGAACCATTTGCTGGTGTTGATCCAATTGCTGTAGAGGATATACAACAAATTATAAAATACTTAAAACAAAGAGGATTAGGAATACTAATAACAGACCATTCAGTAAGAGAAACATTATCCATAACTGAGAAAGCATATATAATGGCTAACGGAAAAGTATTGATAAGTGGAACTCCTGAAGAAATAGCTTCTAACCCAATGGCGAAGAAAGTCTATTTAGGAGAAAACTTTAAATTAGATTAA
- the secD gene encoding protein translocase subunit SecD: MNFKGMTKLFFVLVILVCSWWLAVMKPTKLGLDLKGGVYVVLQAQPENGTELDDDAMNRLIEVLDRRINGLGVAESVVQRAGMDRVIIELPGITNSDDAVKMIGKTALLEFKIMNDDGSLGETLLTGGALKKAEVSYDNLGRPQIQFEMNIEGAKEFARITRENIGKRLAITLDGEVQTAPSINSEIPSGNGVITGSYTPDEAKKTATLLNAGALPVKAEIIETRIVGASLGDESIAQSKTAAMVAVGLIATFMLIMYRLPGFVADLALLSFGLVMFAMLNFIDATLTLPGIAGMILSAGMAVDANVIIFERIKDELKLGSTINGAIKLGFSKGIASIIDSNVTTLLTALVLFMFGTGTVKGFAVTLTIGTVASMLTAIFITKVLLTTTVDLFKIKRTEFFGVKRG, translated from the coding sequence ATGAATTTTAAGGGGATGACAAAATTATTTTTTGTATTAGTTATACTAGTGTGTTCTTGGTGGTTAGCAGTTATGAAGCCAACAAAACTAGGACTAGACTTAAAAGGTGGGGTTTATGTAGTTTTACAAGCTCAACCAGAAAATGGTACAGAGCTAGATGATGATGCTATGAACAGGCTGATAGAAGTTTTAGACAGAAGAATAAATGGTCTTGGAGTAGCGGAATCAGTTGTACAAAGAGCAGGAATGGATAGAGTTATTATAGAATTACCAGGAATTACAAACTCAGATGATGCAGTAAAGATGATTGGAAAAACAGCATTGTTAGAGTTTAAAATAATGAATGATGATGGTTCTTTAGGTGAGACACTATTAACAGGTGGAGCACTAAAAAAAGCAGAAGTTTCATACGATAATCTAGGAAGACCTCAAATTCAATTTGAAATGAATATAGAGGGAGCAAAAGAGTTTGCTAGAATAACTAGAGAAAATATTGGAAAAAGATTAGCTATAACACTTGATGGAGAAGTTCAAACAGCACCATCGATTAACAGTGAAATTCCAAGTGGAAATGGAGTTATAACAGGAAGTTACACTCCAGATGAAGCTAAAAAAACAGCAACATTATTAAATGCGGGAGCATTACCAGTTAAAGCTGAAATAATTGAAACGAGAATTGTTGGAGCATCTTTAGGAGATGAATCAATAGCTCAGAGTAAAACTGCAGCTATGGTAGCAGTTGGATTAATTGCAACATTTATGTTAATTATGTATAGACTACCTGGATTTGTAGCAGATTTAGCATTATTAAGTTTTGGACTTGTAATGTTTGCAATGCTGAACTTTATTGATGCAACATTAACATTGCCAGGAATAGCGGGTATGATATTATCTGCAGGTATGGCAGTTGATGCCAATGTAATCATCTTTGAAAGAATAAAAGATGAATTGAAATTAGGAAGCACAATTAATGGTGCAATAAAGCTAGGATTTAGTAAAGGAATAGCGTCGATTATAGATTCTAACGTTACGACATTATTAACAGCTTTAGTGTTATTTATGTTTGGAACAGGAACTGTAAAAGGATTTGCAGTAACTTTAACAATTGGAACTGTGGCGTCAATGCTTACAGCAATTTTCATAACAAAGGTTCTGTTAACAACAACAGTGGATTTATTTAAAATAAAAAGAACAGAGTTCTTCGGTGTGAAAAGGGGGTAA